The Primulina eburnea isolate SZY01 chromosome 6, ASM2296580v1, whole genome shotgun sequence genome contains a region encoding:
- the LOC140834296 gene encoding heavy metal-associated isoprenylated plant protein 37, producing the protein MTKDEDFKLLKIQTCVLKVNIHCDGCKQKVKKLLQKIEGVYKVSLDAELQKVTVSGNVDSAVLIKKLVKVGKHAELWSQKGNHHNQKQKSSSIKQDSNKKKQGQQQNVFRNLESLKKKQKSPFVTQQEDGCLPDSDDEEEDEEMQVIKDKFSQLAFLKKQAEANNPGKKGNGNPSVIDQKTLNSTGQGKRVNDINTMMNLAGFHGNNGRGLQIQPNNVFQGNNPSGGFPVNGLSAGHNPSLMMMNMNGGYPSMNPLHQQQAQMMYNRSPFIPQSTGFYHGYGAVPYSFSEPGRYYHAADHSSAHMFSDENTSSCSIM; encoded by the exons ATGACTAAAGATGAAGACTTCAAGCTCCTCAAGATCCAG acATGCGTTCTCAAAGTGAACATACATTGTGATGGGTGCAAGCAGAAAGTGAAGAAACTTCTTCAGAAAATCGaag GAGTTTATAAAGTAAGCTTAGATGCAGAGTTACAAAAAGTTACGGTCTCAGGAAATGTGGATTCCGCAGTCTTAATCAAGAAACTAGTGAAGGTTGGGAAGCATGCTGAGCTCTGGTCTCAAAAGGGTAACCACCACAACCAGAAACAAAAATCATCttccatcaaacaagattctaaTAAGAAAAAACAAGGGCAGCAGCAAAATGTTTTTAGAAATCTTGAATCCCTGAAAAAGAAGCAGAAATCCCCCTTTGTGACACAACAAGAAGATGGCTGTCTTCCTGATTccgatgatgaagaagaagacgAGGAAATGCAAGTTATCAAGGATAAGTTCAGCCAACTGGCTTTTCTCAAGAAACAAGCCGAAGCAAACAATCCTGGGAAGAAGGGGAATGGAAATCCCAGTGTGATTGATCAGAAAACACTGAACAGTACTGGACAAGGGAAGAGGGTAAACGACATAAATACCATGATGAATCTTGCTGGCTTTCATGGAAACAACGGGAGGGGATTACAGATCCAACCAAACAATGTCTTCCAGGGGAATAATCCTTCAGGAGGTTTCCCGGTCAACGGATTAAGCGCGGGACACAATCCTTCACTCATGATGATGAACATGAATGGCGGCTATCCTTCCATGAATCCCTTGCACCAGCAGCAAGCACAGATGATGTACAACAGGTCTCCATTCATCCCTCAAAGCACTGGCTTCTACCATGGTTACGGTGCGGTTCCCTACAGTTTCAGCGAGCCTGGCCGATACTACCACGCTGCTGATCATTCTTCTGCTCACATGTTCAGTGATGAAAACACCAGTAGCTGTTCCATTATGTAA